The following coding sequences lie in one Nakaseomyces glabratus chromosome I, complete sequence genomic window:
- the MSH2 gene encoding mismatch repair ATPase MSH2 (CAGL0I07733g~Ortholog(s) have ATP binding, ATPase activity, Y-form DNA binding, double-strand/single-strand DNA junction binding, four-way junction DNA binding and guanine/thymine mispair binding, more), giving the protein MASNRPELKFSDISEERGFYKRYVKLPEKPSGTVRIVDKGDYYTAVGDDAVFIAENVYHTMSVLKDCHVDPAVAKQFNEPTKYVTMSLQIVASLLKLCLLDVGNKVEIYDRSWKLIKSASPGNIEQVSDLLNLNIDASIVIASLKIQQNPKDAHVILGLTFIDTSNYKIGMMDIIDNEAYSNLESFLIQLGIRECLVPDLSQNGSTNPELKKITNVIDRCGSVVTIVPNSEFSNKDVEVDLAKLLGNDLTLTLPQNVSQLALGACNALLNYLQLLSEQEMLGKYELIQHSLESIMKLDSSAIKALNLFPQNNATFFTPMQSGTVGSNGGTKVASLFQLLNNCKTNSGVRLLNEWLKQPLTDFSGIQVRHNLVEFLIDQLELRQILQTEYLPGVPDIRRLVKKLNKNGTLEDVLKVYQFSLKVPDIINIIESFLEDDITTTDIKELVRKTWCDPLKEFMEPLKKFDEMVQTTVDLDAYEENNEFMIRVEFNEELAKVREQLTAMRDEINAIHLEAAEDLGFDPNKKLKLENHHIHGWCMRLTRNDAKALRNHKQYIELSTVKAGIFFSTRKMKEIAQETVVLQKDYERLQSSLVKEIVSITLTYTPIFEKLSLVIAHLDVLCSFAHASSYAPIPYVRPTMHPLSSDRRTKLMNSRHPVLEVQDDVTFIANDVDMAKDVSEFQIITGPNMGGKSTYIRQVGVITLMAQIGCFVPCDNAEISIVDAILCRVGAGDSQLKGVSTFMVEMLETASILKNATSNSLIIVDELGRGTSTYDGFGLAWAIAEHIAKEIRCFALFATHFHELTNLSEQLPNVKNMHVIAHIDESEKALNSNDITLLYKVEPGISDRSFGIHVAEVVQFPKKIVSMAKRKANELEELKNTSNDLKRAKLNPQEIAEGNLKLKCMLKEWKQSVENKGLLDVEKLSEEETQLAIESLLKKLCDADHSDDRYFSYLKELL; this is encoded by the coding sequence ATGGCATCTAATAGACCTGAATTAAAGTTTTCAGATATATCTGAAGAACGTGGATTTTATAAAAGATACGTTAAGTTACCTGAGAAGCCTTCTGGTACGGTAAGGATTGTTGATAAAGGTGATTACTATACTGCTGTTGGTGATGATGCGGTGTTCATTGCAGAAAATGTGTATCACACAATGTCAGTTCTAAAGGATTGTCACGTGGATCCAGCAGTTGCTAAACAATTTAATGAACCAACCAAATATGTGACAATGTCGCTGCAGATCGTGGCTAGTTTGTTGAAACTTTGCCTTCTAGACGTTGGTAATAAAGTTGAAATCTATGACAGAAGCTGGAAATTAATCAAAAGCGCTTCCCCAGGTAATATAGAACAGGTCTCCGATCTTttaaatttgaatattgatGCGTCCATTGTTATTGCAAGTTTGAAGATACAACAAAATCCAAAAGATGCCCATGTTATATTGGGGTTGACATTCATTGATACAAGTAACTACAAAATTGGCATGATGGATATTATAGACAATGAGGCTTACTCGAACTTGGAGAGCTTTTTAATACAGTTAGGAATAAGAGAATGTCTAGTACCTGATTTATCTCAAAATGGTTCCACCAATCCAgagttaaaaaaaatcacaAACGTCATTGATAGGTGTGGTTCGGTGGTTACCATAGTCCCTAATTCTGAATTTTCTAATAAAGATGTCGAGGTAGACTTGGCAAAACTATTAGGCAACGATTTAACTTTAACACTTCCTCAGAATGTATCACAACTGGCCTTGGGTGCTTGTAATGCGCTATTAAACTATCTGCAGCTATTAAGTGAACAAGAGATGCTAGGTAAATATGAGCTTATCCAACATTCTTTAGAATCCATAATGAAACTAGACTCCTCAGCGATCAAAGCATTGAATCTTTTTCCACAGAATAATGCCACTTTCTTTACGCCAATGCAATCAGGTACAGTTGGATCAAATGGTGGCACAAAGGTTGCCTCTTTGTTCCAGTTACTCAATAACTGCAAGACAAATTCTGGTGTTAGATTATTAAATGAATGGTTAAAGCAACCTTTGACAGATTTTAGTGGTATTCAAGTTCGTCACAATCTCGTTGAATTTTTGATTGATCAATTAGAGTTAAGGCAAATATTGCAAACCGAATATTTACCTGGGGTTCCTGATATTCGTAGGTTGGTTAAAAAActtaataaaaatggtaCTTTAGAAGATGTTCTCAAAGTGTATCAGTTTAGTTTGAAGGTCCCAgatatcattaatattattgagTCATTCCTGGAAGATGATATCACAACAACAGATATCAAAGAATTGGTACGTAAAACTTGGTGTGATCCATTAAAAGAATTTATGGAAcctttaaaaaaatttgatgagATGGTTCAAACAACCGTCGATTTGGATGCTTATGAAGAGAATAATGAATTTATGATCCGTGTGGAGTTTAATGAAGAACTGGCTAAAGTACGTGAACAACTAACAGCCATGAGAGATGAGATAAATGCAATCCATCTAGAAGCTGCAGAAGATTTAGGATTTGATCCAAACAAAAAGTTAAAACTAGAAAATCATCACATTCACGGTTGGTGTATGAGATTGACCAGGAATGATGCAAAAGCACTACGAAACCATAAGCAGTATATTGAGCTCTCAACGGTTAAGGCAGGTATATTTTTCAGCacaagaaaaatgaaagaaattgctCAAGAGACTGTTGTACTACAAAAGGATTATGAGAGATTGCAATCATCTTTGGTCAAAGAGATTGTTTCAATTACATTAACATATACCCctatatttgaaaagctTTCGCTAGTTATTGCGCACTTGGATGTATTATGTTCATTTGCTCATGCCTCATCATATGCGCCAATCCCCTACGTTAGGCCTACGATGCATCCATTAAGTTCAGACCGCAGAACAAAACTAATGAATTCCAGGCATCCAGTACTAGAAGTTCAGGATGATGTTACATTTATTGCAAATGATGTAGATATGGCTAAAGATGTTAGtgaatttcaaatcatCACCGGTCCAAATATGGGAGGTAAATCAACATATATCAGGCAGGTGGGTGTCATCACTCTAATGGCACAAATTGGATGTTTTGTGCCATGTGACAATGCTGAAATATCAATTGTGGATGCTATATTATGTAGAGTCGGAGCGGGCGATTCTCAGCTAAAGGGTGTTTCTACATTTATGGTTGAAATGTTAGAGACTGCCTCAATTTTAAAGAATGCGACATCCAACTCTCTCATTATTGTTGATGAGCTTGGAAGAGGTACTAGTACTTACGATGGTTTTGGACTTGCATGGGCGATAGCTGAACATattgcaaaagaaattagatGTTTTGCATTGTTTGCAACACATTTTCATGAATTGACAAATTTATCTGAACAACTTCCAAATGTTAAAAACATGCATGTAATAGCGCATATCGATGAGTCAGAGAAAGCATTGAATAGTAACGACATTACTTTGTTATATAAAGTGGAGCCAGGTATTTCTGATCGCTCTTTTGGTATTCATGTTGCTGAGGTTGTCCAATTCCctaaaaaaattgtaagTATGGCAAAGAGAAAAGCCAATGAACTGGAGGAACTTAAAAATACTAGTAATGATCTGAAAAGAGCAAAACTGAACCCACAAGAAATTGCAGAAGGCAATCTAAAACTGAAGTGCATGCTTAAAGAATGGAAGCAATCAGTTGAGAATAAGGGATTGTTAGATGTTGAAAAATTGTCGGAAGAGGAAACTCAATTAGCAATTGAATCGTTGTTGAAAAAACTATGTGATGCAGACCATTCTGACGATAGATACTTTTCTTACCTAAAGGAATTATTATAA
- the HAL9 gene encoding Hal9p (CAGL0I07755g~Ortholog(s) have sequence-specific DNA binding, transcription coactivator activity, transcription factor activity, RNA polymerase II distal enhancer sequence-specific binding activity), which yields MSEPNQGTPMAIQHVPGQTPMPQSQTGQQQMSPPMLDPFWQRNLPEQYIQVSGTRYPSIDASVQPNVNGSKNNNGNTAASTPASYGAQQIQGMAHTNGHLDAAIPMSNMIPVQMGGYQVMDRSMMEPMSGSSVAYANTSANANGTPLPPQPVSANYMNNISQMPGQLHKEKRRAAKACEYCRKRKTKCDEVSPYTNKCSNCSKAGVDCIFITEPTKKKRKSSSEGTKVNKSPKPAAKTNSTKHKVKKQSDGDNEPVHQNTVENIAKRMEILDRKMSTVIDNIARFEWLLDKMVQKQNEKVDDTTNQAKPRRRIYTTSLLTHQKLLWMKRKICKNMTDEQFAEPLNSILSNGLKWYVAQIKQYTDFSSPCVYGVEFKVYDLPSELHTRRIMENFNAYLTSVTGVFDSSECYKVTNKYYENKGENMTFTEHLLLNVSICSGALATRMLTSADSQFLRKDRHNPSIAELKEIENNCFLNCMFYYHKISTVCSGPKTLLPLLLLTKYLQANYNTELANTILSTAVRFTIDMSMNKKITYKNLSLAEQIRKRSMWWHFFATDKLFSFTLSRPPMLLEEDMDMLTDQNYLEVIKTNILPKIFKTKEECEQVSDIHEALSIIINYCEYIPFFTSYYVTKLLRIESSLYSTCFSVRNTLDNTFDGLLSKALEIFESLKTWKDNLHPSMRLESYRQYISLLYSQSSDENPALAFELACTHVLACHLRYLYLVVILSMFIVSLLRDNQELFPVSHHEIPKIYKKFSEQYILSSVKLVEIFQGVNFVIHTYNDLIYPFLTGIYVVLMHVVDELDKPKNLEVPSLIELLIKGHSSIMGENFKNLGCYNMKWNVSLYIYTYLLKYIIKYFNENHPLAVEHKFSYEHYDEILEKLEANTISVKKTTVERLKKNLKRNGVFQEVDEAEKTEEENNEKDHIIELFNDLNSHTVKILESDSLLKNSKERISSVATSQDASIFPADSAGFQIIYPIYKDSNKNLNESVHDDNDKKDNNEKNISSSITDADVENFRNLLPLEDFLYDRDFKFIKPFQSYLSRHSVSNKDQSL from the coding sequence ATGTCAGAACCTAATCAGGGCACACCAATGGCTATTCAGCATGTCCCGGGACAAACTCCCATGCCGCAATCGCAGACTGGACAGCAACAGATGTCTCCTCCGATGCTCGATCCGTTCTGGCAGCGCAATTTGCCAgaacaatatattcaagTTAGTGGGACGCGGTACCCATCCATAGACGCTAGTGTTCAGCCCAATGTGAATGGATCAAAGAACAATAATGGCAACACTGCTGCAAGTACGCCTGCTTCTTATGGTGCACAGCAAATACAAGGGATGGCTCACACTAATGGACATTTGGATGCTGCTATTCCCATGAGCAATATGATTCCTGTCCAAATGGGAGGTTATCAGGTAATGGATAGGTCTATGATGGAGCCCATGAGTGGTTCTTCTGTTGCATACGCCAATACAAGTGCCAATGCAAACGGTACTCCACTTCCACCACAACCAGTGTCTGCCAATTACATGAACAACATTTCCCAGATGCCCGGCCAGCTTCATAAGGAAAAGAGACGTGCTGCAAAAGCCTGTGAATATTGTAGGAAACGGAAGACTAAATGTGACGAGGTCAGCCCCTACACCAACAAATGTAGCAATTGTTCCAAGGCGGGTGTTGATTGTATCTTTATCACCGAACCCACAAAGAAGAAACGGAAAAGCTCTAGTGAAGGAACTAAGGTGAACAAGAGCCCTAAGCCTGCTGCTAAAACTAATAGCACTAAGCATAAAGTTAAAAAACAGAGCGATGGTGATAATGAACCTGTGCACCAGAATACGGTAGAGAACATAGCAAAGAGAATGGAGATACTGGATAGAAAAATGTCTACAGTTATAGATAACATTGCTCGTTTTGAGTGGCTATTAGATAAGATGGTCCAAAAACAAAACGAGAAAGTAGACGATACGACAAACCAGGCCAAGCCAAGACGGAGAATATATACCACATCGTTGTTAACTCACCAAAAACTACTTTGGATGAAACGAAaaatttgcaaaaatatgaCAGATGAACAATTTGCCGAGCCATTAAATAGTATATTGTCGAATGGCCTCAAATGGTAtgttgcccagatcaagCAATACACCGACTTCTCCTCACCTTGTGTTTACGGTGTAGAATTCAAGGTTTATGACTTACCCTCTGAACTACATACGCGAAGGATTATGGAAAACTTTAACGCTTATCTGACATCTGTCACTGGTGTCTTTGATTCTAGTGAGTGCTATAAAGTAACCAATAAGTACTATGAAAATAAAGGTGAAAATATGACCTTTACAGAACATTTGTTGCTAAATGTATCTATTTGCTCGGGAGCACTTGCAACTAGAATGCTTACCTCAGCGGATTCTCAATTTTTGCGTAAAGACAGACATAATCCTTCAATTGCggaattgaaagaaatagagAACAACTGCTTCCTGAACTGTATGTTTTACTACCATAAGATATCCACAGTTTGCTCAGGGCCGAAGACATTATTGCCACTACTGCTTTTGACCAAATACTTGCAGGCAAACTACAATACTGAGCTAGCAAATACAATTCTATCAACTGCTGTTCGCTTCACGATTGATATGTCAATGAATAAGAAAATAACttataaaaatttatcTTTGGCAGAGCAAATACGAAAAAGAAGTATGTGGTGGCATTTTTTTGCTACTGATAAACTCTTTTCGTTCACTCTATCAAGACCGCCAATGCTTTTGGAAGAAGACATGGATATGTTAACGGACCAAAATTACCTAGAAGTCATTAAAACTAATATTCtaccaaaaattttcaaaacgAAAGAAGAATGTGAACAGGTTTCAGATATTCATGAAGCACTTtccattattattaattattgCGAATATATTCCTTTTTTCACATCATACTATGTCACAAAACTATTAAGAATAGAGTCAAGCTTATATTCAACCTGCTTCTCAGTACGGAATACCTTGGACAATACTTTCGATGGACTATTGAGTAAAGCTCTCGAGATTTTTGAATCTCTGAAGACATGGAAAGATAACTTACATCCAAGCATGCGGTTAGAGAGTTATAGACAATACATCtcattattatattctcaAAGTTCTGATGAAAACCCAGCCCTGGCTTTTGAGTTGGCATGCACACACGTACTGGCCTGCCACTTGAGATATCTATATCTGGTAGTCATTTTAAGCATGTTTATTGTCTCATTACTGCGCGACAATCAGGAATTATTCCCAGTTTCCCACCATGAAATTCCTAAAATCTATAAAAAGTTTTCGGAACAGTATATTCTTTCAAGTGTCAAGCTCGTAGAAATATTCCAGGGTGTCAATTTTGTTATTCATACATACAACGACCTAATATATCCATTTTTAACGGGTATTTATGTTGTTTTAATGCACGTTGTCGATGAACTCGACAAACCCAAGAATTTAGAAGTTCCGTCATTAATCGAGTTGCTAATAAAGGGGCATAGCAGCATTATGGGTGagaatttcaagaatttgGGCTGTTACAACATGAAATGGAATGTATCCCTATACATATACACTTACTTGTTGAAGTATatcataaaatattttaatgaaaaTCACCCTCTAGCAGTTGAACATAAGTTTAGTTACGAACATTATGATGAAATCCTGGAGAAACTCGAAGCTAATACAATCAGTGTGAAAAAAACCACTGTTGAaagattgaagaagaatctgAAACGAAATGGTGTTTTCCAGGAAGTTGATGAAGCAGAAAagactgaagaagaaaataatgaaaaagatCACATTATAGAGCTTTTCAACGATTTAAATTCTCATACTGTCAAAATTCTTGAATCAGACTCTTTACTGAAAAACAGTAAAGAACGTATCTCCTCAGTCGCAACATCTCAGGACGCTTCTATATTCCCAGCAGATAGTGCTGGATTCCAAATTATCTATCCAATTTACAAAGACTCGAATAAGAATTTGAATGAATCTGTGCATGATGACAATGATAAGAAAGATAATAACGAAAAGAACATTAGTTCTTCCATCACGGATGCAGATGTAgaaaatttcagaaatcTTCTCCCATTGGAGGATTTTCTATATGATAGggatttcaaatttatcaagCCATTTCAAAGTTACTTATCGAGGCACTCAGTCAGTAACAAGGATCAAAGCCTATAA
- the MPD2 gene encoding protein disulfide isomerase MPD2 (CAGL0I07777g~Ortholog(s) have protein disulfide isomerase activity, protein disulfide oxidoreductase activity, role in protein folding and endoplasmic reticulum localization), which yields MRFSLILAVLAVAFAEIIPIESIDQFYDLANKDGTYTVVKYYTEWCSHCKKLKSVYKELDEQLSSESNLNAPIQFVEVDCDTYGSTICKRLPGYPIVEVVKPPTLDANTTVTDTPTLFERVKRAIFGENTWTISDDRIVRFEGSRSVNPLQGFITMVVNKDVMKRQLMDIIEGRPIEAQDKVLNAIKEYYNELEHNNLVHERARLERILKTNDDGQLDIVKGQLELINLLETTNEIVDEL from the coding sequence ATGCGATTCAGTCTTATCTTAGCAGTGCTTGCGGTGGCCTTTGCGGAAATTATACCGATCGAGTCCATAGACCAGTTCTATGATTTGGCCAATAAAGATGGGACCTATACAGTGGTCAAGTACTACACGGAATGGTGTTCACATTGCAAGAAACTGAAGTCGGTGTACAAGGAACTTGACGAGCAGCTCAGTAGTGAATCCAACCTGAATGCCCCAATACAGTTTGTCGAAGTTGATTGTGACACATATGGCTCTACCATATGTAAGAGACTACCGGGCTATCCCATAGTGGAGGTGGTGAAACCACCTACGCTAGATGCCAACACTACTGTGACAGACACTCCAACTTTGTTTGAGAGAGTAAAGAGAGCTATATTTGGTGAGAATACATGGACTATAAGCGATGACAGGATCGTTCGGTTCGAAGGCAGCAGATCGGTAAACCCCTTGCAAGGTTTTATAACAATGGTAGTTAACAAGGACGTCATGAAACGCCAGCTAATGGATATTATAGAGGGTCGTCCAATTGAAGCCCAGGACAAAGTACTGAACGCCATTAAAGAGTACTACAACGAGCTCGAGCACAACAATCTGGTCCATGAACGAGCAAGGCTAGAGAGAATACTTAAAACGAACGATGACGGGCAACTAGACATAGTCAAGGGCCAATTAGAACTCATCAATCTGCTCGAGACCACTAATGAGATAGTAGATGAACTATAG
- the RPB5 gene encoding DNA-directed RNA polymerase core subunit RPB5 (CAGL0I07799g~Ortholog(s) have DNA-directed 5'-3' RNA polymerase activity and role in transcription from RNA polymerase I promoter, transcription from RNA polymerase II promoter, transcription from RNA polymerase III promoter) — translation MDQENDRSISRLWRTFRTVKEMVRDRGYFIAQEELDLTLEDFKVKYCDSMGRAQRKMMSFQANPTEESMTKFPDMGTLWVEFCDEPSVGVKTMKTFVIHIQEKQFQTGIFIYQNNITPSAMKLVPSIPPATIETFHEAALVVNITHHDLVPKHIRLNEEEKAELLKRYRLKESQLPRIQRADPVALYLGLKRGEVVKIIRKSETAGRYASYRICM, via the coding sequence atgGATCAAGAAAACGACAGAAGTATTTCCAGATTATGGAGAACGTTTAGAACCGTGAAGGAGATGGTTAGAGACAGAGGTTATTTCATTGCCCAGGAGGAGCTTGACCTAACACTTGAGGACTTCAAGGTAAAATACTGTGATTCCATGGGCAGAGCACAACGTAAGATGATGTCTTTCCAAGCCAACCCTACAGAGGAATCCATGACTAAGTTCCCAGATATGGGTACACTTTGGGTTGAGTTCTGTGATGAGCCATCTGTCGGTGTCAAGACTATGAAAACTTTTGTCATAcatattcaagaaaaacaatTCCAAACTGGTATCTTCATCTACCAAAACAACATCACACCAAGTGCGATGAAGCTTGTGCCCTCGATCCCTCCAGCAACCATAGAAACCTTCCACGAGGCTGCTCTAGTCGTCAACATCACCCACCATGACCTTGTTCCAAAGCATATAAGattaaatgaagaagagaaagcGGAATTGCTGAAGAGATACAGATTGAAGGAATCCCAGCTTCCAAGAATCCAAAGAGCTGACCCTGTTGCTCTGTACCTAGGTCTAAAGAGAGGTGAGGTTGTTAAGATCATCAGAAAGAGTGAAACTGCAGGCCGTTACGCCAGTTATAGAATCTGTATGTAA